Proteins from one Pseudomonas sp. KBS0710 genomic window:
- the tcdA gene encoding tRNA cyclic N6-threonylcarbamoyladenosine(37) synthase TcdA, protein MSTEDPRFAGVARLYGIEGLERLKAAHVAIVGVGGVGSWAAEAIARCGVGEISLFDLDDVCVSNSNRQLHALDSTVGKPKVEVMAERLRGINPSCTVHAVADFVTRDTMAEYITPNIDCVIDCIDAVNAKAALIAWCKRRKIQIITTGGAGGQIDPTLIQVCDLNRTFNDPLASKVRSTLRRDYGFSRTVTRHYSVPCVFSTEQLRYPKPDGSICLQKSFVGDGVKLDCAGGFGAVMMVTATFGMVAATKAVDKIVAGVRRPSERVKSA, encoded by the coding sequence ATGAGCACAGAAGATCCACGGTTTGCAGGCGTCGCCCGCTTGTATGGCATTGAAGGCCTGGAACGCTTGAAAGCGGCCCATGTGGCGATCGTCGGCGTCGGCGGCGTGGGCTCCTGGGCGGCGGAAGCAATTGCCCGGTGCGGCGTGGGCGAGATTTCGCTGTTTGACCTGGACGATGTCTGCGTCAGTAACAGCAACCGCCAGTTGCACGCCCTGGACAGCACCGTGGGCAAGCCCAAGGTCGAAGTGATGGCTGAACGCCTGCGCGGCATCAACCCGAGCTGCACGGTGCACGCGGTGGCGGACTTCGTGACCCGTGACACCATGGCCGAGTACATCACACCGAATATCGATTGCGTGATCGACTGCATCGACGCCGTCAACGCCAAGGCCGCGCTGATCGCCTGGTGCAAGCGCCGCAAGATCCAGATCATCACCACCGGCGGCGCCGGCGGGCAGATCGACCCGACGCTGATCCAGGTCTGCGACTTGAACCGCACCTTCAACGACCCGCTGGCCTCGAAAGTGCGCTCGACCTTGCGCCGCGACTACGGTTTTTCGCGCACCGTGACCCGCCATTACAGCGTGCCATGTGTGTTCTCTACCGAGCAACTGCGCTATCCCAAGCCGGACGGCAGCATATGTTTGCAGAAGAGTTTTGTCGGTGACGGCGTGAAGCTGGATTGTGCCGGTGGGTTTGGCGCGGTGATGATGGTCACGGCCACGTTTGGCATGGTGGCGGCGACCAAGGCGGTGGACAAGATTGTGGCCGGGGTGCGCAGGCCGTCGGAGCGGGTTAAATCCGCCTGA
- a CDS encoding glycosyltransferase — protein sequence MSSRKFGLNLVVVLAIAALFTGFWALINRPVTTPNWPEQISGFSYSPFQQGQFPQKDQYPTDDQMRQDLAIMSKLTDNIRTYSVDGTLGDIPKLAEEFGLRVTLGIWISPDQERNEREIQRAIEIANNSRSVVRVVVGNEALFREEITPEALIVLLDRVRAAVKVPVTTSEQWHIWEKNPQLAKHVDLIAAHILPFWEFIPMDKAGQYVLDRARDLKKLFPKKPLLLSEVGWPSNGRMRGGNETSPADQAIYLRTLVNKLNRQGYNYFVIEAFDQPWKVSDEGSAGAYWGVYNAARQQKFNFEGPVVAIPQWRVLAIGSVVLALLSLTLLMIDGSALRQRGRTFLTFIAFLCGSVLVWIGYDYSQQYSTWFSVTVGILLALGALGVFIVLLTEAHELAEAVWTHKRRREFLPVEGDSHYRPKVSIHVPCYNEPPEMVKQTLDALAALDYPDFEVLIIDNNTKDPAVWEPVRDYCETLGPRFKFFHVSPLAGFKGGALNYLIPHTANDAEVIAVIDSDYCVSPNWLKHMVPHFADPKIAVVQSPQDYRDQNESTFKKLCYAEYKGFFHIGMVTRNDRDAIIQHGTMTMTRRSVLEELGWADWCICEDAELGLRVFEKGLSAAYYHDSYGKGLMPDTFIDFKKQRFRWAYGAIQIIKRHTASLLRGKGTELTRGQRYHFLAGWLPWVADGMNIFFTVGALLWSAAMIIVPTRVDPPLLIFAIPPLALFVFKVGKIIFLYRRAVGVNLKDAFCAALAGLALSHTIAKAVLYGFFTTSIPFFRTPKNADNHGFWVAISEAREEMFIMLLLWGAALGIYLVQGLPSNDIRFWVVMLLVQSLPYVAALIMAFLSSLPKPAPKVEPATAE from the coding sequence ATGTCATCGCGTAAATTTGGACTCAACCTGGTGGTGGTGCTGGCAATTGCCGCGCTCTTCACCGGCTTCTGGGCGCTGATCAACCGCCCGGTCACCACCCCCAACTGGCCTGAACAGATCTCCGGGTTCTCCTACTCGCCGTTCCAACAAGGCCAATTCCCGCAGAAAGACCAGTACCCCACCGACGACCAGATGCGCCAGGACTTGGCGATCATGAGCAAGCTGACGGACAACATCCGTACTTACTCGGTCGACGGCACCCTGGGCGATATCCCCAAACTTGCCGAAGAGTTCGGCCTGCGCGTGACCCTGGGGATCTGGATCAGCCCGGACCAGGAACGCAACGAGCGTGAAATCCAGCGCGCCATCGAGATCGCCAATAACTCGCGCAGCGTTGTGCGCGTGGTAGTCGGTAACGAGGCGTTGTTCCGTGAGGAAATCACCCCAGAGGCGCTGATCGTGCTGCTGGACCGTGTGCGCGCCGCCGTGAAAGTACCGGTGACCACCTCCGAGCAATGGCACATCTGGGAAAAGAACCCGCAACTGGCCAAGCACGTCGACCTGATCGCCGCGCACATCCTGCCGTTCTGGGAGTTCATCCCGATGGACAAGGCCGGCCAGTACGTACTGGACCGTGCCCGGGACCTGAAAAAGCTGTTCCCGAAAAAACCGCTGCTGCTCTCGGAAGTGGGCTGGCCGAGCAACGGCCGTATGCGCGGTGGCAATGAAACCTCGCCGGCAGACCAGGCGATTTACCTGCGTACGCTGGTCAACAAGCTCAACCGCCAGGGTTACAACTACTTCGTAATCGAGGCCTTCGACCAGCCTTGGAAAGTCAGTGACGAAGGTTCGGCCGGCGCCTATTGGGGCGTGTACAACGCCGCACGCCAGCAGAAATTCAACTTTGAAGGCCCGGTCGTCGCCATCCCGCAATGGCGCGTGCTGGCCATCGGCTCGGTGGTGCTGGCGCTGCTGTCGCTGACCCTGCTGATGATCGACGGCTCGGCCCTGCGCCAGCGTGGCCGCACCTTCCTGACCTTTATCGCGTTCCTGTGCGGTTCGGTATTGGTCTGGATCGGCTACGACTACAGCCAGCAATACAGCACCTGGTTCAGTGTGACGGTTGGCATCTTGCTGGCCCTTGGCGCGTTGGGCGTGTTTATCGTATTGCTCACCGAAGCCCACGAACTGGCGGAAGCGGTGTGGACCCATAAGCGCCGACGTGAATTCCTGCCGGTGGAAGGCGATTCGCACTACCGCCCGAAAGTCTCGATCCATGTGCCGTGCTACAACGAGCCGCCGGAGATGGTCAAACAGACCCTCGACGCCCTGGCCGCCCTCGATTACCCGGACTTCGAAGTCCTGATCATCGATAACAACACCAAGGACCCGGCCGTCTGGGAGCCGGTGCGCGACTACTGCGAAACCCTCGGCCCGCGTTTCAAGTTCTTCCACGTCTCGCCCCTGGCCGGTTTCAAGGGTGGCGCGCTGAATTACCTGATCCCGCACACCGCCAACGATGCCGAAGTGATCGCGGTGATCGACTCGGACTACTGCGTGTCGCCCAACTGGCTCAAGCACATGGTGCCGCACTTCGCCGACCCGAAAATCGCCGTGGTGCAGTCGCCACAGGACTACCGCGACCAGAACGAAAGCACCTTCAAGAAGCTCTGCTACGCCGAATACAAAGGCTTCTTCCATATCGGCATGGTCACCCGTAACGACCGTGACGCGATCATCCAGCACGGCACCATGACCATGACCCGTCGCTCGGTGCTCGAAGAGCTCGGCTGGGCCGACTGGTGCATCTGTGAAGATGCCGAACTCGGCCTGCGCGTATTCGAGAAAGGCCTGTCGGCGGCGTATTACCACGACAGTTACGGCAAGGGCTTGATGCCGGATACCTTTATCGACTTCAAGAAACAGCGTTTCCGCTGGGCCTACGGCGCGATCCAGATCATCAAGCGCCACACCGCCAGCCTGTTGCGCGGCAAGGGCACCGAGCTGACCCGTGGCCAGCGTTACCACTTCCTCGCGGGCTGGTTGCCGTGGGTGGCGGATGGCATGAACATTTTCTTCACCGTCGGCGCCCTGTTGTGGTCGGCGGCGATGATCATCGTGCCAACCCGTGTTGACCCGCCGCTGCTGATTTTCGCGATCCCGCCGTTGGCGTTGTTTGTGTTCAAGGTCGGCAAGATCATCTTCCTCTACCGCCGAGCGGTGGGTGTGAACCTCAAAGACGCGTTCTGCGCGGCGTTGGCCGGGTTGGCGTTGTCGCACACCATCGCCAAGGCGGTGCTGTATGGCTTCTTCACCACCAGTATTCCGTTCTTTCGCACACCGAAAAATGCCGATAACCACGGCTTCTGGGTGGCGATTTCCGAAGCCCGCGAAGAGATGTTCATCATGCTGCTGTTGTGGGGCGCCGCACTGGGGATTTACCTGGTGCAGGGCCTGCCAAGCAATGACATACGCTTCTGGGTGGTGATGCTGCTGGTGCAATCGCTGCCGTATGTGGCGGCGCTGATCATGGCGTTCCTGTCGTCGCTGCCAAAACCTGCACCTAAGGTTGAGCCGGCAACGGCTGAGTAA
- a CDS encoding SufE family protein, producing MSLPVDAVSALESFQAVGSWEQRARMLMQWGERLPALADDEKVEANLVQGCESLVWLVGRLQDGHWQFAASSDARMIRGLVALLLARVNGLSASELQAVDLPDWFAQLGLSRQLSPSRSNGLNAVLQRMRELSRTQH from the coding sequence ATGAGCTTGCCTGTGGATGCCGTCAGCGCGCTTGAGTCGTTTCAGGCAGTCGGCAGTTGGGAGCAGCGCGCCCGCATGCTGATGCAATGGGGCGAGCGGCTGCCGGCGTTGGCGGATGACGAAAAGGTCGAGGCTAACCTCGTGCAGGGCTGTGAAAGCCTGGTGTGGTTGGTCGGCCGTTTGCAGGATGGTCATTGGCAATTTGCCGCCAGCAGCGATGCGCGAATGATCCGAGGGTTGGTGGCGTTGCTGCTGGCACGGGTCAATGGGTTGTCGGCAAGTGAGTTGCAGGCGGTTGACCTGCCGGACTGGTTCGCTCAGTTGGGCCTATCGCGACAGCTATCGCCGTCGCGCAGTAACGGCTTGAATGCGGTACTGCAGCGCATGCGCGAATTAAGCCGTACACAACACTAA